In Thermoanaerobacterium xylanolyticum LX-11, the genomic window TAAACCAAAAGAAATATTTTTATTCTACTTTTCAATATAGCTTTCTACCATTCTGGATATTATGTCTTGCATTTCAGCAAAAAGGTCGGTTTTTCCGTCTTTTAAGCACCAATCAAAAATGACGCCCCTCGCTACAATAAATAGCTTCTCTGTAATTTCTTCACAGTCCAGAGTGTTGGGTATCTTGCCTTTTTCTTGCTCATTTTTTAATATTTGAATAAGCATATTCTGCATTGAACGTCCATGCGTTAAAAACATCTTATTCGTCGGAATATACAGATTTTTAGCCATATCTATTCCATCATTTATTGCAAGCTTGGCATATACGAGAAAATACTGAACCAATATATCTTTGCAGTCGGTATAAGCCTCTATAATTTTCGGCACTTCAGCCTCAAAAAATTCATCGCCATGCTTAAATATTTCCACCAAAAGGTCATATTTGGATCTAAAGTAGTGATAATAATTTCCTATCGAAACATTGGCCTTTTCTGCTATGTCTTTTACAGTTATGTTGTCATACCCGTGTTTTTTTATGAGCTCTACACCGCAACTGTAAATCCTCTTTTTAGTAGCAATAGCCTGCTTTTCTCTGGAAGTTAAACTTTCTGGCACCAATCTCTCTCCTGTTCTTCTAATCTATATTTTTAGCAACCTCAAAGGCATTCCATATTGCATACATGATGTTTGAAACATTGCCAGCATCGCCAATCAGATAGACATTTGGAATTTCGTCTTCCACCTCTTTATACAGAGAATCAGACGGAGCATATCCAACTGCAAGAATAACTGTATCTGCTGCAATGTCTATATCACCATCAGGCGTATTCACTTTAAGCACCTTTCCGTCATATGCAGTAGCTTTTGCAGATGTTATAGTCCTTATTCCTTTGAAAGGTATCAATTCTTTTAGCATCTCGCTATTTGCATGACACAATGGTCCATTTACCGCCAAAAGCTTTGGAAGCGCCTCAACTATCGTCACATTCTTGCCCATATCTTTAAGCCACAGTGCTGTCTCACACCCTACAAGTCCACCGCCAATTATGACAACATCATTTCCTATATCAACTTTTCCTAACAATACATCTTGTGCAGTGTATAAAGGTCCTTCTCCCAGTGAAAATACTTTTGGCTTTGAACCTGTCGCAACTATCACTACATCTGCATCAAAATTAATGACATCATGGGCATCTAATTCTGTATTTAGATGAACTTCTACGTTTAACTTCTTTAACTCATTCTCATACCAAGCCACCAGCGCATGATCATCTTCTTTAAATGATGGCACGCCGCCTGGAATCAGGTTTCCGCCTAACCTACCAGTTTTTTCATACACGATTGGCTCATGTCCGCGAAGTGCTAAAACGCGGGCTGCCTCACAGCCTGATACACCGCCACCTACAATTAAGACCTTCTTTTTGTGCTGTGTAGGTATAAGCCGCTCAGCGCTTTCACGGCATGCCTGTGGGTTTACTGCGCAGTTTAGAGCAGAATACTCCTGTATGCGTCCCATACATCCTTCATGACATGATAAACAAGGGCGTATAGAAGCGGTATCACCTGCCTTAAGCTTATTTACATAATCAGGATCAGCCAAAAGTGGACGACCTAATGAAACTATGTCACATGCTCCATCTCTTACAGCATCTGACGCAAGGTCTGGGTTATCCATGCGTCCTGCACATATGACAGGTACATTTACAGCTTCTTTCACCATCTTTGCATATGGGATGTAAAGCCCCTTTTCTTGGTACATTGGCGGATGGCTCCACCACCATGCGTCGTAACTTCCTACATCTACGTCCAAAGCATCGTATCCATATTCAACCAAAAGCTTAGCTGCCTCAATCCCTTCTTCAATATCTCTTCCCTTTTCTTCAAATTCCTCTCCTGGAAGACCGCCTTTACGCCAATCTTTGATGAAGCTTTTTACACTGTACCTTAGCGTAACCGGAAAATCACTGCCACATGTGTTTTTTATCTCCTCCAAGACTTCCCTTGCAAAGCGCAGTCTGTTTTCAAGGCTTCCGCCGTATTCATCTGTTCGATTGTTAAACATAGATATGGCAAATTGGTCTAAAAGGTATCCTTCATGTACCGCGTGTATCTGTACGCCGTCAAATCCTGCTCGCTTTGCATTGTAAGCGCCCTTGCCAAACTGCACAACTATCCTGCGAATTTCCTCTTTTGTAAGAGGACGGCATGTCTTGTCAAGCCAACGGTGTGGGATAGGTGATGGCGCAACAGGCGGATGTTCTCCTAAATTTGTAGGAATTGTAACCCTTCCAAATCCACCAGATAATTGTAGAAACACCTTAGAACCATAAGCATGTATTTTCTCCGTCATCTCACGAGCAGTCCTAATGAAGTGAACTGGAGTATGTGTAGAACATGGACAATTAGGCATGTCATGCTTTTCTATATCGTTGTCAACAAAAGTGACGCCAGTGATGATAAGTCCTGTACCACCTTTAGCTCTTTCAACATAGTAATCAATTCCTCTTTGATTGAAACCACCTTCGGAATCGCCAAGGCCTAATGGTCCCATAGGAGCCATTGCAAAGCGGTTTTTGATGACACAGCTTCCGATAGACACTTCATCAAAGAGAATGCTGTACTTTTTATCCATAAAAAGTCCCCTTCTTTTCTTAATTTTATTGAACATGTTCACCGAATGCATTCTACGAAAATTATATCAGTATGTTAATTAATTGTCAATAAGGTAAAATATTATTTAGTCATTATTATTTATAGTTTGCTTAATAAAATAAATTTTAAAAGTTTGTATACATTTGTTTATCTGTTTTGTTATATTAATGAAAACTTAAAGATACAAGGCGTCGTTGTGACGGGTACTGCGGAAACTTTAAAATCTCTTAGAGGTTTACCTTTTATAAAGGCATCATCATTAGGTGTTGTCACGGATAAGTATTGAATATTAAAAGCTGCTGACTTGTAATCAGCAGCTTCATTTTGTTACTTTCACATATTATATTCCAAAAATTTTCAAAATCCATCCAAGAATAGAACCAAGTGTTACCATATCGGTATCACCAGCCCATCTCATAAAATCAGTGATTGTATGTGCGACATTCTCTCACCTGTTAAAAAACAGTAATATTAGACTAAATGTCAATATTTAAATAAATCATTTTGTTCGAACCCTTACGCATTTACCACTTTTATCGCTACTAAAATGACTAAAATACTATAGATTGCCATTAAAGGAGAGCATCAGCATTAATATAGAAATTAACAAAATAAAGCTCCATTATTATTAAAAAACATTAACTTTTTGTTTTTTGTCCATAATAAGCATTAGCCCCATGTTTCCGATAATAATGTTTATCTTGCAATTCTTGTGGTGCTGGATTAATAAACGGATTAATAATTCTTGAGTATGCCGCCATTTTTGCCGATTCTTCTAGAACTACAGCATTTTGTACGGCATCATATGCATCAACGCCCCATGTAAATGAGCCATGATTTCTACATAAAACTGCCGGCATAGCTATATAATCCCTATTTTTAAAATATTCAGCAATTATTAAACCTGTATTTTTCTCATATGCTTTATCTATTTCTTCTATTGTAAGATTTCTAACACATGGAATTTCTCCATACATATAATCAGCATGTGTAGTACCATAGCAAGGAATTCCCAATCCTGCCTGAGCCCAACTTGTAGCCCATGAAGAATGAGTATGAGCTACACCACCAATTTTAGTAAATGCTTTATATAACTCCAAATGAGTAGCAGTATCAGTAGAAGGATTATACTTACCTTCTACTACATTCCCTTCCAAATCAACTACTACCATGTCCTGTAAAGTTAACTTGTCATATTCTACTCCACTTGGTTTTATTACAAAAAGTCCAGTTTTTCGATCAATCCCACTTACATTTCCCCATGTTAACTTAACTAAACCATAATGTACCAGCAACATATTTGCTTCATATACCTTCTTTTTTAGTTCTTCTAACATGCAGTTTCCTCCTTAATTTTATAAATCCATGTGCACAAATTTTTGTGAATAAAATAATACATTTTAAAAATTTTAATATTAACTTAATTTTATGCTAATCTGTCATTGCGTCTAAAATTTTTCTCATCTTCTTATTTATATTTATTAAATCTTCTTTCCAATTTTTATTTCCCATGTACCAAAATTCCGTTACATACCTTCTAACCCCAATACTCCAAGCAGTTTTTATAGTTTTTTCAAAGTCTACATGTCCACTTCCATATGGTACTTCTCTAAACTTTCCTGGCAATGTTTCTTTCAAATGTAATGAAAAAATATGCCCAACACCTGATTTTAAATCATCATATACATCTGAGCCATACAACAGTGACGCATTTTTTATATTACCGCTATCCGGATATATTCCTAAATATGGTGAGTTAATATTTTTTATAAAGAACATTGCCTTCCATACGGTATTCATAAATTCGGTCTCCATAGTTTCAAATCCAAGCATTATTCCATACTTTGCTGCCATTAAAACTGCTTTTTTTACATTCTCAAAAAATCTCTTTTGAGTTTCTGAAGTTGAATTTTCATAATAAACATCATATCCAGCAATCATTATTACTCTTATTCCTAAATCATCTGCTAATTTAATTGCTTTCTCCATAATTTCTAAACTCTTATTACTTATTTCATAATTGCTGCTTCCTAATGGATATTTCCTGTGTCCACTCAAGCACATTGTACGGATTGGTATTCCAACATCATACATAGTTTCTATAAGTTCTAATCTGTCTTTCTTGGTCATATCTAATCTTGCTAATTTTTCATCTGTTTCATCAATACTCATTTCCACATAATCATAATTAGCCGCTTTAGCTATTTCTAACTTTTCCTTCCAGCTTAATTGCATTGGCATTGCTTTTTCATATAAACCTATCATATACGTCCTCATAAAATCATCACCTAAATTTTATGTTTTTGACTTTAGCATTGTAAAGTATACATTGTTATCTCATTAATCTCTCGATTAGTTGCTATTATTATATCCTTGCTTTTGTTCTTATAGGTAATTACATTTGCCGCACCAGCGTTCGTATCAAGTATTTCTAAATCATAGTTTCCTGTTTTATCATTGTAAGTTATAGCAATTAAATTACGTTTTCCACCTCTATGCCCAACAATAATCATTGGTTTGCCACAAATAAGCCCACCATAAATTGCATGAAGAAATTCCATTTTCGTTGAAAATACTTCTGTATATTTTTCATTATCTTTTTTATAAATAATAAGATTATCACCATGAAAAGGCGAAAAGACCACTAATTCATCAATACCATCATTATCAAAGTCTAAGAGTAATGCATCACTTGCTGGTGTTGATATAAGTTTTTCAATCGTCCATTTCCCATTGATATTTGCTGGAGGAACAAAATGAAAAACACCTTGCTCACATGAAATCACAGCGCTTTGTGAACCATTATTCAAATAGCGGTAATATCCGTGATTTTTTGACATCCCATCTTTTATAACTTCTAATTGCAATTGATTATTATCATTAAAATCCTCTAAATTATCAGGTAGTACTGCTGAATATACTTTGCCTGGAATTGTCCAATCATCTTTGTATTCATGACCAGATTTTATAGTACATACAATCAAATAATTGATGCCATTTCTAGTTATAATATCAAAACGATGAACAAAAGGTAAATTCACTAATGTTCTTATTTCCCAATAATCTTTACCTTTGGGACTTACCACTACAATAGAAGCATTCTTTGAATCATTTGGTGAATAAAATTTATGAGTTGCTAAAAATTGACCATTTGATCCAGGTACCTGTACGATGGACATAGTACCTCCATATCCATCCCATATAGTTTCTTCTAAATTTCCATCTAAATCAAATAAAAAACATTTACCTATTTTCTCTGTTGCTACAACAATATGTTTAGAATTATTATAATCAAGTAAAGTCATTGAATAACATTTTTCTAATTCTCCTATTTTTTTTCTATCCACTTTCATGCGCAAACTCACCTTTCTATAATATTGACCGGAAAGGAACATTTGGTTCATCTGTGAAGCAATCTTCAAATCCTCTGCGATAGTGATATTTTATTTTATCTTTATCTGTAGGCCATACATATTTTCCACCCACGTCCCAAATAAATACCTTAAATTTGTAATCCAAAATATCTTTCTTAAATTTATAAAGCATTAATATTTCCTCGGGATCAGCTTTAAAATTTGTCCACACATCATAATGGACAGGTATAACAATTTTGCAATTTAATGCTTCCGCCATTCTCAAAATGTCTACAGAAGTCATTTTATCCTGAACACCTACAGGATTCTCACCAAAAGAACCCAAGGCTACATCTATCTGATAATCTTTACCATGTTTTGCAAAATAAATAGAGTAATGCGAATCTCCACTATGATATACAGAACCAGCGGGTGTTTTAATAAGATAATTGACCGCCTTTTCGTCCATATCAGTAGGACATTTACCACGAATATCTTCATTTGCTGTAACAATACATGTTCTATCAAAAGAATCGAGTACTACAATCTCGCAATCTTTAATTTTAACTATATCTCCCGGTTTTACAACTTTACATCTTTCCTTTGGCACACCGTAGCTTAACCATTTTTCTACGCTTTTTAGTGGACCTATAAATGGAACATCATCAGAACAATTATTTATCACTGCCGCCGCAAAGAATGGATCAATATGATCATTGTGGAAATGTGTAGACAAAACCGCATCCACCGTCGTTACTGCAAAAGGATCAAATACAATAGGTGCTGCACGAAGGTTAGGCTGCGTTGCTCTTCCACCCGACATATTTCTCATTTGATGAAATAAATCCATTTCTTTATTTTTCTGTGTTCTTTTACCATTGCCAAACCAAAGATCTATAGCTATATTAGTATTGTTTTCTGTTTTAATCCAAATTCCTGTACATCCAACCCACCACATAGCAAATGTACCTGGCAATACTTGTGTTTCATCTATTTCCTCATTAAGCCACGTTCCCCATTCAGGAAAAGCCCCTAATATCCATTTTTCTCTTGTAATTTCGGAAATTTTGCTCATAATATACCACATCTCCTTTTATTTCTGATAAAATTTATAAAAATACATAATTAAAAATCGGCAAGTATATCTTGTGATTCATAATATAAAAGTTTTTGAATATTTCTATATAGTTTGAATTTTTAAGCTGTACTTGCCGATTTTTTAAATACAATAAATGATTAAATTGCAAATCCAAACAATGATCCAATTGCCTTAATAATATATAGCACTGGCAACCAAACTACTGTCCAATCTATATTAGAAAACATTAATCCAGATCCATAAACACAACCCATTAATGGATACAAAGCTACCAATCCTAGATGTGCTATAAAACTATTCACAAATCCTGCAATCAAAGATCCCCTCCAGCCACCTGTTTTATTAGCAAAAACACCTACAACGCCACCATCAAAAACCATTATAATTGGACTTGGGAAAATAATAATTGAACTTTTTATTGAAATTAACAATGCTAATACAACTAATGCGCCTACTACTGAACCTATAAATCCGATAACTGCACCATTAGGCGAATATGGGAAAAATGCAGCACAATCTACAGCTGGTATAGCATTAGGTATTATTTTGTCAGATATACCCTTAAATGCTGGCACAATTGCAGCTATCAACATCCTTACACCAGATAAAAGTATAACCATTCCTGCAGCAAAAGTTAAACTTTGTATAAAAACCCAAACAACCCAATTTGTATTCCCGCTTAATGTTGTCATATTTTTCGAACCAGTTGCTATTCCAATTCCTAAAAACAATAATATCATCAAAGTTGTTGTAACTATAGTATTATCTTTAAATACAGAGAGAAAACCAGGTAACTTTAAGTTTTCAGCATCCTGTTCTTTATTTCCAAACCATTTCCCAATATAATGACCCATAAATGCACCAGTCATGTTGCAATGCCCAATTGTAATTGTATCATTCAAAAAACTTTTACCTATAATTCTTGGTAGTGACGGCAAATATGTCCAATAAAGAGCTGCAAGTATAGAAGCTAATATAATAGTTCCAGTATTACTTATCTTTATAATGCTGGGTAAAGCCAAATTTAAAAAAGCAGATAAGAAAAACATCATATGTGCAGTTAAATACACATTTTTTGTATTTTTAAATGGTGTTATTCTTGCTAAAAATACATGAATAAAAAAACCAAGAATAAAAGTAATTGTAATAGCATCCGCTAATTTTGTACCCATAGCTACTCCAAATGCAGCTTCATTAGCAGGCATAACACCTTTTACATTTAAAGCTTTACTTAATGTGCTCATAATAGGACCGACAGTACCACTTAAAACTCCTGCACCTGTTGATAAAAGTACCATTCCAATCATCGTCTTAACTACACCATCAACAACTTCAACAGATTTCTTTTTCTGCAAAAGTAAACCTACAAGTGCTACTAAGCCAAGAAAGATTGGAGCTTTATCCATTAACTGAAATATTATAAAATGGATAATTATATTATTGGTTATTAAATTCATAAATTTTTCCTCCTTCATTTGATTTATTTTAAAAATTATTTTTTTAAGACAGGGATTAATGCTTCTTCAACTTCTTTCATTACAACAAAATTTGAAATCTGTATAGTCTTACTTTTAATCGAATCAGGTAAAGTTTCATATATCTCTTTTGTTGTTACATAAATGTCTGCATTTGTGGAAGTAACACTACCTAAATCGCATGATTGAACATCACCATCTAAGTTTAATTTCTTCAAGAGATTTTCTACATTCATCTTTGCTATAACACTTGTTCCTACTCCCATACCGCAAATTGTTACTATTTTCATAAAAATCCACCTCCTAATAACTACTTTATGTAATTTTCCTGCAAAACAGCCTGCAATAACATATTTTTAAAATTTTTCTTCGAAATCAATTTGGTATTTAATTTATATATTTTAGTACTGTTTCTCTATCTTCTGCATATTTTATCTTTTTAACTTTCTCATCATCCCCCAGCAGTTCCACCAACTCCGATAGTGCTTTTAAGTGTGATGAATGGTCTATGGCACAAAGGCATACAACTATTTTTACTGGATCATTTTCTTTATTGCCGAAATTTACTGGATTTTTAAGAGTGATGAGGCTCATGCCTATTTTTTTAGCTCCTGATTCTGGTCTTGCATGAGGCATTGCTATACCCGGTGCAATGACAATATATGGTCCTATCTCTTTCACAGAATCTATCATTGCGTCTATATACCTATGCTCTATGGCGCCATCTTTTTCTAGAAGCTCACCTCCAATCCTTACTGCTTCTTCCCAATCCTTCACTTCAACATTCAGCCTAATAGTCTTTTCTGTCAAAAGGTCTTTTAACAATGGTTCTGCAACTCCTCTCTCTTCGTTTACATCTTCTATATCTAAGAATTCTTTAAGTTCTTCGATCAGTTTTTGCCTGTTTAAAATACTGCAATGCTTCTCAATAATTTCAATTAGATCGTCTAACTTGATTGCGTATGTCCTGTCATTTTTTATAAACAATTTCAACTTCTCAATGTCATTTTCAGTTAACAAAGGATTTACAACTACAGTTTTAATTCCTTCCGCATCCACTGGAACAGTAGACACTATCAAATCAACATGTTTTTTCTTTAATTCGTCTTTTACTTGATGGTATGCTACAGTTCCTTTTATATTTACATTGAAAACCGATTGAAGCCTTGATGACAGCATCTTTGCCGTTCCAATTCCTGTGCCACATACAACAAGCACATCCATTCTATTTATTACCAGTGATTTTTGCCTCTCTATAGCAGCACCGAAATGCATCACAAAATAACCGATTTCTTCATCATTAAGCTTATTTCCTGCATATTCTTCTAAGGGCTTTAAACATCCTTTCACTACTTCAAAAAGCCTGCTGTAATTCCTTTTTATTTCATCCAATACTGGATTCTTCAGCTCTAAGCCATGGCTTAATCTGTATACCGTAGGCCTTACATGCTCTAAAAGGCCTTCAAAAAGCTGCACATCTCTGGATAAGTCTATATTTACTTCTCTTTCTACATTGCTTATAATTTTTTTCGTAATAAGCTCCAGTTCAAGCCAATTTTTATCTTTGTTGCTTTTCTTATTCGTTACATTACTCCCTAAAAGATGGACAGTCATATAGCCAATCTCATCTATAGGTATGTTGACATTAAAATGCTTTTCAAGCATCTTAGCTATATTTGAAGCGACACTGAATTCCTTTGTCATTTCCAGCGATTTTAATTCTTCTGTAGGCATTATGATGTCTCTTCCAAGCTCTATCCTCTTTATGGCAATTGCAATGTGGGCAACTAATCCCGTAAAAGCCGCATCGGAAAATACCGTCTCCAATTCATTTTCCGCAATTCTTATGCATTCTTCAATGTACGATATATCAATATCTTGAAAGAGCCTTTTTATTTCGTTGTCCATGCCTACATTTATCTTCGTGTACATAGGCGATTTCACGATGTCAAGCACTTTTTCTATATCTACCGTTTCAGTAAGAAGTTCTATAGCAGCTTTTCTGACTCTTTTCTCATCTCCTATGACTTTCAATCCATACTTTGGCACTGACTTAAGCTCAAGCCCATGCTCTAAAAGCCATTTTCTCACATTTTCAAGGTCATTTATTATAGTGCTTCTTGATACCAATAATTTGTCTGCCAGTGTGTTTATCGTCGTATAATCTTTCTGCCCCATCAAATTGCTTAAAATTATATTAACCCTTTCTTTTTGCGAAAGTGCATAATGGTAAATGCTTACGTCGTCTAAAATATCTAATGCCTTTTTTCTATCTTCCAATGATTCAGAAAATTTCACACCTACATTTGGTTTTCTCATTAATTGTGGCAAATTGTTGTACTTTAAAAATTCATCAATTGCATCAAGGTCGTATCTTATCGTCCTTGAGCTCACTTTAAATGAACTGGCCAGTTCAGTGATCTTGACCGGGAGGCTTGAATTAACAAGCTTTATCAGTATATGTGTGCACCTTTCATTGAGTATGATAATTATCACCTCTTTCATTATAAATTATATTACCTTTTATCTTTCTTGAAAAGCTTAACATTTTTCAAATCAATTATGGCAAAATTGCACTATATATTATACTGCATTTTACAAAACAAAAATACCGCCTCGACTTTTAGTCTTGACGGTATAGTTTATCTATGCAGTTTTAATGCTAATATTTTTAAGTTTTTCAAGATTTATTTTGACTTTATGATTTAATTCATCATCATCGATTAAATACTTGGTTTTTTCTCTGATGTTCTCATCCGACTCATAATATGCTATTGCTTCCCGTATATTATCTAATACATTATAAATTTTTTTATCATAATCATAGATAGCTTCTTCTGCTTCATAGAAATATGACTCGAACTTCTCAGAAAATGATTTTGCATCTATCTCACCTATTAAATATTTATTAGCTAATTCGACTAAATACTCTACTGCTTTCATTCAATCTCCCTCCAATCTAGTTTAGGTCTTTTTCTCGCTATTACGGTTTTAATATCTCCATTATCCTTCGCTATATGCACTGATAAATTATTCTTAAATCTAACAATCGTGCCATCAGGTTCTTAATATTTTTTGCCATTTGTTAAAGTATCTAAAACATCCTCTATTGAAAATATTTTACCTTGTCCCATACGACCTAATATTCTATTTAAAGCATGTTCAGTAAAATTATATCCATTTTCTTTAAAATAATTATATGTCTCAACTAATTTCGCCTTATATTCCTCCGAATAATTCTTCCCTCTTAACATTATACCACCGTTTTGCTTCTCCATAAGTTCATTATACTGCTTTAATATACTTGCGTCAATTTCTAAGCATCACCTATATAGTATAAAAAGCCTTCTCAGACTACTCTTGAGAAGGCTCACATTTAATTTTCATTCATAAATTTTTCCAATGTATCTCTATCCGGCAGTCCATCGTTGTCACCTGGCGACATGATTATTATCGCACCTATTGCATTGCCTCTTTTTACTGCATCTTTTAGCGTAAGCCCTTCTAACAGCCCGCTTATTACACCTGTTGCAAATCCATCTCCAGCGCCCACCGTGTCAACTACTTTTTCAACTTTATACCCTCTTACAGTAAAGCTTTCGTCTTTTGTCTTGACATATGCTCCTTTGTCACCAATCTTTATGATAACAGCTTCAACTCCTCGCTTTAAGTAAAAATCAGCTATATCATCAACATCATTCGATCCTGTCAAAATCAAGCCTTCTTTTATACCTGGCATGACAATATTGCAATTGTATGCGATGTCGTTTAACGTAGTCACCATCTCATCTTCGCTTTTCCACAGGCTCTTTCGTATATTGGGATCAAATGAAATCCTTATGCCATTTTCTTTTCCAATCTGAATCATTTTGTAGACAGTATTCAATGTGTCTTTTGAAAGAGCCGCTGTTATGCCTGTAATGTGTATGTGCTTAAGCCGACTCACATCACAATCAATGTCGTCAGGTGTTATGTGTGATGCTGCTGAACCCTTTCTAAAGTAAAATATATCTGGATCTCCTTCTGATGTCTTTGATTTAAGCATAAAACCTGTCGGGTACTCATCTGTAAACTTTATAGATGAAACATCGATTTTTTCTTCCGACAATTTCTTGTAAATGTACTTTCCGAAAGGGTCATTGCCAAGCTTCGTAATGTACTTAACATTATGCCCAAGCCTACTTAAGCCTATGGCCACATTTGCTTCTGCACCTGCCAATGCCTTCGTAAAATTGCTGACATTGTCAAGAGTACCTTCTTCATCTGCAATGAACAATGCCATAGGTTCTCCTGCCAATAAAACCTTTGCCAAAATGTATCACCTACTTATCCAATTTGCTTCAATGCATTTACGAGCCTTTTTGCTCTTTCCTCTAAAAGATCCAAATTGTCAAAGTTTATTCCCTTTGTCAGATAACCGCCTACACCAACTGCATATGCGCCGTTTTCAAACCACTCATTTATATTCTCATCATTTACGCCGCCTGTAGGCATAAACTCCAGAAATGGAAATGGTCCTTTGAGAGATTTTATTATCTTTGAATCGACAAATTCTCCAGGGAAAAGCTTAATGACTTCTGAGCCCATCTTGTAAGCTTTATACATCTCCGTAGTTGTAGCTGCTGCCATCGAGAAAAATACGTCATTTTTCTTGCAATATGCTGCCACTTCCTCAACAATGCAGGGTGTCACCACAAAATCTGCCCCATTTCCTACAGCTTCCTCTGCCTGATTTAGCTCTAATACTGTCCCTGCACCTACTATTTTATCAGGATATTTCCTTTTAAGTTCCTCAATAAGCTTCCCTGCTCCATCCACAGTGTACGTTATCTCTATTATGTTTATGCCGCTTTCTATGACTTTCTCTGCCATCTTAAGTCCCAATTCATAATCTTTGCACCTTATGACTGAAAATATCCCGCCTTTTGTTTTCTCTTTTATTTCCTTAAAACTCATATAAATCATCCTTTCTATATATTTTATTTAATGAGATCTGGTAGATCCCCTTATTACAAGCTCCGCTTTTAAAACAACCTTTTTAGGTTCAATTTCATCGCCTCTACTTATCCTGTTAATAAGCATTTTTGCTGATTCCACACCAACTTCATAGGTAGGCTGCGATATGGTAGTAATTCCTGGCGGTATAAGGGACGCCCATCCCCAATCGTCGTAACCACATACGGCAACATCATCAGGTACCTTTAAATTCATCTTATTTACGACTTGTAGTACATTTAAAAGCACAACACCATTTACAGCAAATAATGCCGTCCTGCACTTCTTATAGTCTCTCATCATTAATACTATATTCTCTTCAATTTTGTTTAAATCATCGTCTACTTCAAATATCAA contains:
- a CDS encoding sugar kinase, with translation MAKVLLAGEPMALFIADEEGTLDNVSNFTKALAGAEANVAIGLSRLGHNVKYITKLGNDPFGKYIYKKLSEEKIDVSSIKFTDEYPTGFMLKSKTSEGDPDIFYFRKGSAASHITPDDIDCDVSRLKHIHITGITAALSKDTLNTVYKMIQIGKENGIRISFDPNIRKSLWKSEDEMVTTLNDIAYNCNIVMPGIKEGLILTGSNDVDDIADFYLKRGVEAVIIKIGDKGAYVKTKDESFTVRGYKVEKVVDTVGAGDGFATGVISGLLEGLTLKDAVKRGNAIGAIIIMSPGDNDGLPDRDTLEKFMNEN
- a CDS encoding PTS sugar transporter subunit IIB; translated protein: MKIVTICGMGVGTSVIAKMNVENLLKKLNLDGDVQSCDLGSVTSTNADIYVTTKEIYETLPDSIKSKTIQISNFVVMKEVEEALIPVLKK
- a CDS encoding colicin immunity domain-containing protein, encoding MKAVEYLVELANKYLIGEIDAKSFSEKFESYFYEAEEAIYDYDKKIYNVLDNIREAIAYYESDENIREKTKYLIDDDELNHKVKINLEKLKNISIKTA
- a CDS encoding PTS ascorbate transporter subunit IIC, which gives rise to MNLITNNIIIHFIIFQLMDKAPIFLGLVALVGLLLQKKKSVEVVDGVVKTMIGMVLLSTGAGVLSGTVGPIMSTLSKALNVKGVMPANEAAFGVAMGTKLADAITITFILGFFIHVFLARITPFKNTKNVYLTAHMMFFLSAFLNLALPSIIKISNTGTIILASILAALYWTYLPSLPRIIGKSFLNDTITIGHCNMTGAFMGHYIGKWFGNKEQDAENLKLPGFLSVFKDNTIVTTTLMILLFLGIGIATGSKNMTTLSGNTNWVVWVFIQSLTFAAGMVILLSGVRMLIAAIVPAFKGISDKIIPNAIPAVDCAAFFPYSPNGAVIGFIGSVVGALVVLALLISIKSSIIIFPSPIIMVFDGGVVGVFANKTGGWRGSLIAGFVNSFIAHLGLVALYPLMGCVYGSGLMFSNIDWTVVWLPVLYIIKAIGSLFGFAI
- a CDS encoding bifunctional 4-hydroxy-2-oxoglutarate aldolase/2-dehydro-3-deoxy-phosphogluconate aldolase, with product MSFKEIKEKTKGGIFSVIRCKDYELGLKMAEKVIESGINIIEITYTVDGAGKLIEELKRKYPDKIVGAGTVLELNQAEEAVGNGADFVVTPCIVEEVAAYCKKNDVFFSMAAATTTEMYKAYKMGSEVIKLFPGEFVDSKIIKSLKGPFPFLEFMPTGGVNDENINEWFENGAYAVGVGGYLTKGINFDNLDLLEERAKRLVNALKQIG
- a CDS encoding BglG family transcription antiterminator gives rise to the protein MKEVIIIILNERCTHILIKLVNSSLPVKITELASSFKVSSRTIRYDLDAIDEFLKYNNLPQLMRKPNVGVKFSESLEDRKKALDILDDVSIYHYALSQKERVNIILSNLMGQKDYTTINTLADKLLVSRSTIINDLENVRKWLLEHGLELKSVPKYGLKVIGDEKRVRKAAIELLTETVDIEKVLDIVKSPMYTKINVGMDNEIKRLFQDIDISYIEECIRIAENELETVFSDAAFTGLVAHIAIAIKRIELGRDIIMPTEELKSLEMTKEFSVASNIAKMLEKHFNVNIPIDEIGYMTVHLLGSNVTNKKSNKDKNWLELELITKKIISNVEREVNIDLSRDVQLFEGLLEHVRPTVYRLSHGLELKNPVLDEIKRNYSRLFEVVKGCLKPLEEYAGNKLNDEEIGYFVMHFGAAIERQKSLVINRMDVLVVCGTGIGTAKMLSSRLQSVFNVNIKGTVAYHQVKDELKKKHVDLIVSTVPVDAEGIKTVVVNPLLTENDIEKLKLFIKNDRTYAIKLDDLIEIIEKHCSILNRQKLIEELKEFLDIEDVNEERGVAEPLLKDLLTEKTIRLNVEVKDWEEAVRIGGELLEKDGAIEHRYIDAMIDSVKEIGPYIVIAPGIAMPHARPESGAKKIGMSLITLKNPVNFGNKENDPVKIVVCLCAIDHSSHLKALSELVELLGDDEKVKKIKYAEDRETVLKYIN